In a single window of the Bacillus clarus genome:
- a CDS encoding ArsR/SmtB family transcription factor, with the protein MRKPFQPSRNDIRLPSVLHALSDPRRLQIVMSLGKDGEKNCAIYHDLMPKSTLTHHLKVLREAGVAQVRIEGTQHFYSLRYDDLEELFPGMLKAILQVNLEMIE; encoded by the coding sequence ATGAGAAAACCATTTCAACCGTCCAGAAACGATATTCGCTTACCTTCTGTTTTACATGCTCTGAGTGATCCGAGGCGATTACAGATTGTCATGAGTTTAGGGAAAGATGGAGAGAAGAACTGTGCAATTTACCATGATTTGATGCCCAAATCGACGTTAACTCACCATCTAAAAGTTCTACGAGAGGCAGGTGTAGCACAAGTAAGGATTGAAGGAACGCAACATTTTTACTCGTTACGTTATGATGATCTAGAAGAACTTTTTCCAGGGATGCTCAAAGCTATTTTACAGGTGAACCTAGAAATGATTGAATAA
- a CDS encoding MFS transporter codes for MSNHTRYQSFIVFILAFGVFGIINTEMGVIGILPQIAERFHISASQTGLLVSLFALTVAIAGPIMPLLFSGVNRKTTMLLVVGLFVITNVISVYATNFPLLLIARIIPAFLHPVYFSVAFVAASNTVSEDQVTKVNAKIFMGVTAGMVIGTPIATLIADSISLEASLWFFAIVNAIAFLFLLLFVPSMPVKEKLSYGSQLSILKKPLVWLSILTVILINSAMYAVYSFFAEYMDQVIHMSGKQISLMLVLFGLTGIIGNMIAGRALHKKAMPTALVYPFIFTVIYLLVYWLADFSGLVMFLIAIWGVLFTLGLNISQYWITSAAPEAPEFSNGLFVTFANLGITIGTFFGGWFISSMGTHSVVWAGILFLALSLITIVLRALIYSPKKAIYQPKQVS; via the coding sequence ATGAGTAATCACACAAGATACCAATCATTCATCGTTTTCATTCTTGCATTTGGAGTTTTTGGCATCATTAATACAGAAATGGGGGTAATCGGGATATTACCTCAGATTGCGGAACGTTTTCACATTAGTGCATCCCAAACTGGATTACTTGTCAGTCTTTTCGCACTAACAGTTGCCATTGCAGGACCAATTATGCCCTTATTATTTTCGGGGGTAAACCGAAAAACAACCATGCTATTGGTCGTAGGTCTTTTCGTCATTACCAATGTCATTTCCGTCTATGCAACTAATTTTCCTTTGCTGTTAATTGCTAGAATCATCCCGGCATTTCTTCACCCGGTTTATTTCTCTGTTGCTTTTGTTGCGGCATCAAATACAGTAAGTGAAGATCAGGTCACCAAAGTAAATGCCAAAATTTTTATGGGTGTTACTGCCGGAATGGTGATTGGAACACCAATTGCAACCCTGATCGCGGACTCTATCTCTTTGGAGGCTTCCCTCTGGTTCTTTGCCATCGTAAATGCGATTGCATTTCTATTCCTTTTGCTCTTTGTTCCATCGATGCCAGTAAAAGAAAAACTTTCGTATGGATCACAACTAAGCATTTTAAAAAAACCATTGGTATGGTTAAGTATTTTGACCGTTATTCTTATTAACTCTGCGATGTATGCCGTTTATAGTTTCTTTGCCGAGTATATGGATCAAGTCATCCATATGTCAGGCAAACAGATCAGTCTGATGTTAGTGCTATTTGGTCTAACAGGGATCATTGGAAACATGATCGCAGGAAGAGCGCTTCATAAAAAAGCAATGCCTACAGCGCTTGTGTATCCATTTATTTTTACAGTTATTTATTTGCTCGTATATTGGTTGGCTGACTTTTCTGGTCTGGTGATGTTCCTGATTGCAATCTGGGGTGTCCTCTTTACCCTAGGGCTCAATATCTCCCAATATTGGATCACATCTGCTGCGCCAGAAGCACCTGAATTTTCAAATGGTTTGTTTGTAACGTTTGCTAACTTAGGTATTACTATCGGAACATTTTTCGGAGGATGGTTTATTTCCAGCATGGGAACCCACTCCGTTGTGTGGGCTGGCATCTTATTCCTAGCACTCAGTCTTATCACGATCGTATTACGGGCTCTGATCTACAGTCCGAAAAAAGCAATCTATCAGCCAAAACAAGTGTCCTAA
- a CDS encoding SDR family NAD(P)-dependent oxidoreductase, producing the protein MNLQLTDKVVVITGANSGIGLATTQLFLDQGAKVVGASRSIDTLSRIQNDKLIAISADLSKQEGADLIIQTAIDTFGRVDILINNVGIAPIRNGLLSIKDEEWENVFNTNFMSMVRVTRAALPYMIQQQKGSIVSISSEVGQLPDAMLPDYSVSKAAMLSLSKSVAQEFGPKGIRSNIVSPGPTRTPLWDRPDGFADGLATTFGLEKEAAIEHFAKNVRALPLGRLGTSEEVAAVIAFVASDQASFVTGSEYMVNGGSLKQL; encoded by the coding sequence ATGAATTTACAACTCACTGATAAAGTAGTCGTGATCACTGGAGCAAATTCTGGCATTGGTTTGGCCACGACCCAATTATTTTTAGACCAAGGGGCGAAAGTAGTAGGAGCAAGTCGAAGTATTGATACCCTATCGCGTATACAAAACGATAAGCTCATCGCCATATCTGCTGATTTAAGTAAACAGGAAGGGGCCGACCTAATCATTCAAACCGCAATCGATACGTTTGGTAGAGTCGATATTTTGATTAACAATGTGGGAATTGCTCCTATTCGCAATGGATTACTTTCAATCAAGGACGAAGAATGGGAGAACGTTTTTAACACCAACTTTATGAGCATGGTTCGTGTCACTCGTGCTGCCCTACCTTATATGATTCAGCAACAAAAAGGATCGATCGTTAGTATTTCTTCTGAAGTAGGGCAACTACCAGATGCTATGCTCCCAGATTACAGTGTATCCAAAGCCGCAATGTTAAGTCTTTCTAAATCCGTTGCCCAAGAATTTGGCCCAAAGGGGATCCGCTCCAATATTGTATCCCCTGGCCCTACCAGAACTCCATTATGGGATCGCCCAGATGGCTTCGCGGATGGTCTTGCGACAACATTTGGATTAGAAAAAGAAGCTGCAATTGAACATTTTGCGAAAAACGTTAGAGCTTTACCGCTTGGACGGTTAGGAACTTCGGAAGAAGTAGCAGCCGTTATTGCCTTTGTCGCTTCTGATCAGGCTTCGTTTGTCACTGGATCAGAGTACATGGTTAATGGCGGTTCCTTAAAACAACTATAA
- a CDS encoding SGNH/GDSL hydrolase family protein gives MKRFKSLIIGSFVAALLVFTFVQTTVFANGNKDSSAPTKEKKGWVTTWNASPEPTWGADIPLPTKLPAKIENQTIRQVAKISLGGNQIRISFSNEYGKEPLTIGEAHVALTDNGSNIVKNTDRKLTFGGKTSVVIPAGASIVSDSVPFKVNAQTKVSISLYLPKTTTPTTFHWDARQTTYIGKGNVSSATRMKADSTTDASMYVTGISVHAPTNNGTVVAIGDSITDGDGATVDADTRWTNFLAERLVSQKVSVINAGISGNRLLRDGMGVSVLSRFNRDVLSQPNVKSVIVLIGINDISWPGTGFAPTETRPKFDELVAGYRQLIAQAHARHIKVIGLTLTPFEGALSGTNLDNYYSKDKEELRQKVNSWIRSGEFDSVVDLDAIMKDPEHPTRLLAKYDSGDHLHPGDVGNKVIADSMDLNAIIK, from the coding sequence ATGAAAAGATTTAAATCCCTTATCATTGGTAGTTTTGTTGCAGCTCTTTTGGTTTTTACCTTTGTCCAAACAACTGTTTTTGCAAATGGTAATAAAGATAGTAGTGCTCCCACGAAGGAAAAAAAGGGCTGGGTGACGACTTGGAACGCTAGTCCGGAGCCAACTTGGGGAGCTGATATTCCTCTGCCGACAAAATTACCAGCGAAAATCGAAAATCAAACGATTCGTCAAGTCGCCAAAATTAGCCTTGGCGGAAATCAAATCCGTATTTCTTTTTCCAATGAATATGGGAAAGAGCCATTAACAATCGGGGAAGCACATGTTGCACTAACGGATAATGGATCCAATATTGTGAAAAATACAGACAGAAAACTAACATTTGGTGGGAAAACATCAGTTGTCATTCCAGCAGGAGCATCTATTGTAAGTGACTCCGTTCCTTTTAAAGTTAACGCACAAACCAAAGTAAGTATCAGTTTGTATTTACCAAAAACAACGACACCAACAACCTTTCACTGGGATGCGCGTCAAACAACCTATATCGGAAAGGGAAATGTTTCCTCTGCGACAAGGATGAAAGCTGATTCCACTACCGATGCAAGCATGTATGTAACAGGGATCTCAGTTCATGCTCCTACAAACAACGGTACAGTTGTCGCAATAGGGGATTCGATCACAGATGGCGATGGTGCAACCGTTGATGCAGATACCCGTTGGACCAATTTCCTTGCTGAACGGCTCGTATCACAAAAAGTTTCGGTAATCAATGCGGGAATCTCCGGAAATCGCTTGTTAAGAGATGGTATGGGAGTTAGTGTGTTGTCTCGTTTTAACCGAGATGTACTAAGTCAGCCAAATGTAAAATCAGTGATTGTGCTTATTGGCATTAATGATATTAGTTGGCCAGGTACAGGTTTTGCTCCTACCGAAACAAGACCTAAATTTGATGAATTGGTCGCTGGCTATCGTCAGTTGATTGCCCAAGCTCATGCTCGTCATATCAAAGTGATTGGTCTAACTCTGACTCCATTTGAAGGAGCATTGTCCGGAACAAACCTAGATAATTACTATAGTAAAGACAAAGAAGAATTGCGCCAAAAAGTGAACAGTTGGATTCGCAGTGGAGAATTTGATAGTGTAGTGGATCTGGATGCTATCATGAAAGATCCTGAACATCCAACACGTTTATTAGCTAAGTATGATTCAGGTGACCACCTTCACCCTGGTGATGTAGGAAACAAAGTGATAGCAGATTCGATGGATCTGAATGCTATTATAAAGTAA
- a CDS encoding MFS transporter, translating into MDSLNNNKVSLSKIKSSTVALYALTLGAFAIGLTEFIIMGLLPEVAESMQVSIPMAGFLVTGYALGVAIGAPIITVATHKMKRKELLLFLMILFIAGNALAALAPNYTILMLARILAALTHGTFFGVGSVIAAELVPKEKRAGAIAIMFTGLTLANILGVPIGTFLGQAYGWRSTFWSITIIGVIALIGIAILVPKVKAAQSSLLQELKVLRRPAVHVALLMTIFGFGGVFTAFTYITPILVDITGFSPKSVSYILVLFGIGITIGNIYGGKLADRKLLSSLIGILLMLSIVLALFSITDQYKILTLFTVFIFGIAAFGTVPGLQLHMLNTAKEAPTLASTLNIAAFNLGNALGAYIGGVVIDLKIGGGLPAVPLVASLVTVVGILFTLWGAQQQKRNNQQGLNN; encoded by the coding sequence ATGGACTCACTCAACAATAATAAAGTAAGTCTTTCTAAAATTAAAAGTTCAACAGTTGCTCTGTATGCCCTCACTTTAGGTGCATTTGCCATTGGCTTAACGGAGTTTATCATTATGGGACTACTTCCAGAGGTGGCTGAAAGTATGCAAGTCTCTATTCCGATGGCTGGCTTTTTAGTTACTGGATATGCGCTAGGAGTTGCTATCGGTGCTCCGATCATTACAGTAGCAACTCATAAAATGAAACGTAAGGAACTCTTGCTATTTCTTATGATTCTGTTTATTGCAGGAAATGCATTAGCGGCTTTAGCGCCTAATTATACTATCTTAATGCTGGCACGTATTTTAGCAGCGTTAACACATGGTACTTTCTTTGGAGTTGGGTCGGTTATTGCAGCAGAATTAGTTCCAAAAGAAAAACGAGCAGGGGCTATAGCCATCATGTTTACTGGTTTAACGTTAGCCAATATTTTAGGTGTTCCCATTGGTACATTCTTAGGACAAGCATATGGTTGGAGGTCTACATTTTGGTCAATTACCATCATCGGTGTTATTGCATTGATTGGAATCGCAATTTTAGTACCAAAGGTTAAAGCAGCCCAATCAAGTTTACTTCAGGAATTGAAAGTTTTACGCCGACCTGCCGTTCATGTCGCACTATTAATGACCATATTTGGATTTGGTGGAGTATTTACTGCATTTACTTACATCACTCCAATTCTGGTAGATATCACTGGATTTTCACCTAAATCGGTATCTTATATACTAGTACTTTTCGGCATCGGTATTACAATCGGAAATATTTATGGGGGTAAATTGGCAGACAGAAAGTTATTATCTTCACTTATTGGTATTCTTTTAATGCTATCAATTGTACTTGCTCTCTTTAGCATAACAGATCAATATAAAATTCTGACGCTGTTTACGGTATTCATATTTGGAATCGCTGCATTTGGGACTGTTCCCGGATTGCAATTGCATATGTTGAATACTGCTAAAGAAGCACCAACTTTAGCATCTACCTTAAATATCGCTGCCTTCAATCTTGGTAATGCACTTGGTGCATATATTGGGGGAGTAGTAATTGATTTGAAAATAGGCGGCGGGCTTCCAGCTGTTCCGTTAGTTGCATCACTGGTAACGGTTGTTGGAATACTGTTCACGTTATGGGGTGCTCAGCAACAAAAAAGAAATAATCAGCAGGGTTTAAATAATTGA
- a CDS encoding Lrp/AsnC family transcriptional regulator, which translates to MDKIDVDILELLQTNGRISMVELSKEVHMTQPAVKERVKKLEEKGIVTGYQASVSPHSIGKCISAFILIQSYDCHSFIDFCEQSPEVIDLYRISGQFNYLLKVVTESMETLEEFSDACNKHGNFTTLMVLSNKFENKALLPKTETLD; encoded by the coding sequence ATGGATAAAATTGATGTAGATATCTTGGAGTTGTTACAAACAAACGGGCGAATTTCGATGGTTGAATTAAGCAAAGAGGTTCACATGACACAACCAGCAGTAAAAGAAAGGGTGAAAAAGCTAGAAGAGAAAGGAATCGTTACGGGATATCAGGCTTCTGTTTCTCCGCATAGCATTGGAAAATGTATCTCGGCGTTTATCCTTATCCAATCCTATGACTGTCATTCCTTTATAGACTTTTGCGAGCAATCACCTGAGGTAATCGATTTATACCGAATAAGTGGTCAATTCAATTATTTACTTAAAGTGGTCACCGAATCGATGGAGACATTAGAGGAATTTAGTGATGCCTGTAATAAACATGGAAATTTCACCACCTTAATGGTGCTGTCAAACAAGTTTGAAAACAAGGCATTGCTTCCGAAAACAGAAACTCTAGATTAA
- a CDS encoding NAD(P)-dependent oxidoreductase yields MNNVKLKAKTITVLGTGIIGAPVAANLQKNAFYVHVWNRTLSKAEKLQSTGIHVFDTPQEAVSGADVIISLLKDGPAVLEVMQSVKQSLSKGMIWIQMSTVGITAIDELASFAKQHDLIFYDAPVQGTKQPAEQGQLVILASGPAEEKERIKPIFDAIGKRTVWVSDQAGTSSRLKLALNSWVFALTHGVAESLTIAKQLGIDPTLVVDVVTGGPMDNAYFQQKAAAMIKDDYTTSFSIANAVKDAQLVVEAAEQMEIPIDITRAGLQRFQRALDAGHGDKDMAASGLVGRKQ; encoded by the coding sequence ATGAACAATGTAAAGTTAAAAGCGAAAACAATCACCGTACTTGGTACAGGAATTATCGGTGCCCCTGTTGCTGCTAATTTACAAAAAAATGCGTTTTATGTGCATGTGTGGAACCGAACGCTTTCTAAGGCAGAAAAGCTTCAATCTACTGGTATTCACGTGTTTGATACGCCACAAGAGGCGGTAAGTGGTGCTGATGTGATTATCAGTCTTCTCAAAGATGGACCTGCCGTATTAGAGGTCATGCAATCTGTAAAGCAAAGCTTGTCTAAGGGGATGATATGGATTCAAATGAGTACCGTTGGAATAACAGCGATTGATGAATTAGCTTCCTTTGCCAAACAGCATGATTTGATCTTTTACGATGCACCTGTTCAGGGGACGAAACAGCCAGCGGAACAAGGACAACTTGTTATTCTCGCCTCTGGGCCAGCGGAAGAAAAGGAACGGATTAAACCCATTTTTGATGCGATAGGAAAACGAACAGTATGGGTTTCCGATCAAGCAGGAACAAGTAGTCGTTTAAAATTGGCATTAAACAGTTGGGTTTTTGCGTTAACACATGGTGTTGCAGAGAGTCTTACAATAGCAAAGCAACTGGGCATTGATCCAACACTTGTTGTCGATGTCGTTACTGGTGGACCAATGGATAATGCTTATTTTCAACAAAAGGCGGCAGCAATGATAAAGGACGACTATACAACCAGTTTTTCCATTGCTAATGCAGTGAAAGATGCACAATTAGTTGTGGAAGCTGCAGAACAAATGGAGATACCTATAGATATTACTCGTGCCGGATTGCAACGATTCCAACGTGCGCTTGACGCGGGACATGGGGACAAAGATATGGCGGCTTCCGGGTTAGTAGGAAGAAAACAGTGA
- a CDS encoding MFS transporter encodes MSGFKSASHSKTSHAVQLPIWNLIALSVASFLAIMTETIPAGLLPQISKGLNISEALAGQLVTLFAIGSVVAAIPLVALTRGWRRKKVLLLALSILFIANMATAISSHYVFILGLRFLAGMSTGLLWGLVAGYARRMVAPSLQGRALAIAGTGQPIALSLGLPMGTWLGMFLEWQSIFIIIGVLTLFLMIWIYIKVPDFSGQSAQQRQPIYEIFRLPGVRPILCVVFVWILAHNILYTYIAPYMAYIGLATHVGLALLTFGISSIVGIWVMGIFIDNYLRMMSIISLVGFAVASLVLGIANGLPLLIFIGIAAWGLTFGGAPILLQTAIADAAGEGADVAQSIFVTIFNLAVAGGGFVGGMMLNQLGAGSFPWILVLLSLIGFLIVYGGKTHAFKPNRNQIDGN; translated from the coding sequence GTGAGCGGGTTTAAATCAGCTAGCCATTCAAAAACATCCCATGCAGTTCAACTTCCTATATGGAATTTAATCGCCTTATCGGTTGCTAGTTTTCTTGCCATCATGACCGAGACGATACCAGCTGGATTACTGCCACAAATCAGTAAAGGGCTCAATATTTCAGAGGCACTAGCAGGGCAATTGGTGACACTCTTTGCCATCGGTTCGGTTGTAGCGGCCATTCCCCTTGTTGCGTTAACAAGAGGATGGAGGCGAAAGAAAGTGTTGTTACTGGCACTAAGTATCCTATTTATTGCAAATATGGCAACGGCGATCTCTTCTCACTATGTCTTCATCTTAGGATTACGCTTCCTTGCAGGAATGTCCACCGGTTTGCTATGGGGACTTGTGGCCGGATATGCGCGCCGGATGGTAGCACCATCTTTACAAGGTCGTGCGTTGGCGATTGCAGGGACAGGGCAACCAATCGCTTTGTCATTAGGGCTACCCATGGGTACTTGGTTAGGAATGTTTTTGGAATGGCAATCTATTTTTATCATTATTGGTGTGCTTACACTTTTCTTGATGATATGGATATATATAAAAGTTCCAGATTTTTCTGGACAATCTGCTCAACAACGACAACCTATTTATGAGATTTTCCGATTGCCTGGCGTTCGCCCGATATTGTGTGTCGTCTTCGTTTGGATCTTGGCTCATAACATTCTCTATACCTATATCGCCCCATACATGGCGTATATTGGACTTGCTACTCACGTCGGTCTCGCTTTACTAACGTTCGGTATCTCATCGATAGTAGGGATTTGGGTGATGGGTATATTTATTGATAACTATTTACGGATGATGTCAATAATCAGCCTTGTTGGTTTCGCTGTTGCATCACTTGTGCTAGGGATTGCAAATGGTTTACCATTACTCATTTTTATTGGAATAGCCGCTTGGGGTTTGACATTTGGCGGGGCACCAATATTATTACAAACGGCCATAGCAGATGCTGCTGGGGAAGGGGCAGATGTGGCTCAATCAATTTTTGTCACCATTTTCAACCTTGCAGTAGCTGGAGGTGGATTTGTTGGCGGAATGATGCTGAATCAATTAGGTGCGGGTTCTTTCCCATGGATACTCGTATTATTAAGTCTCATCGGTTTCTTGATTGTGTATGGAGGAAAAACACATGCATTTAAGCCTAATCGAAATCAAATCGATGGTAATTAA
- a CDS encoding dTMP kinase, which yields MIIAFEGIHGCGKSTQINLLEQYLVNEKKLQMIKTDWNSYPKLFEISRELKYTNALTPLSHTLIHSLDFLLRYEQQILPAEKENKIILVDRYIFTSYVRDGLRGISDDLLDTLYAEIIQPSLVFYFDIDPSLTLERVTDLKIRNPYVIGKDMNYSGKTKISEIFLQYQEDQRLKYKQTFDRLSVKPVIIDSTLDVNSIFNKIKNAIEEELYINSSNKTVSKIL from the coding sequence ATGATAATAGCTTTTGAAGGAATACACGGATGTGGAAAAAGTACCCAAATAAATTTATTAGAACAATATTTAGTTAATGAAAAAAAATTACAAATGATAAAAACGGATTGGAATTCATACCCTAAGCTTTTTGAAATCAGCCGTGAACTTAAATATACAAATGCACTTACACCCTTATCTCATACATTGATTCATTCTTTAGATTTCCTACTTCGTTACGAGCAACAAATACTTCCTGCTGAAAAAGAGAACAAAATCATCTTGGTCGATCGTTATATTTTTACTTCATATGTCCGAGATGGCCTAAGGGGTATAAGTGATGATCTTTTAGATACACTTTATGCGGAAATAATTCAACCTTCATTAGTATTCTACTTTGACATAGATCCATCGCTTACTTTAGAAAGAGTAACTGATCTCAAAATTAGAAATCCATATGTTATTGGAAAAGATATGAATTATTCTGGTAAGACTAAAATTAGCGAAATATTCCTCCAATATCAGGAGGACCAAAGATTAAAGTATAAACAAACATTTGATAGGTTATCTGTAAAACCAGTAATCATCGATTCTACTCTAGATGTAAATTCAATTTTTAATAAAATCAAAAATGCTATTGAAGAAGAATTATATATCAATAGCTCTAATAAGACTGTTTCAAAAATATTATGA
- a CDS encoding methyltransferase domain-containing protein yields the protein MIIASINLNKRLQNNNIRIKIEEWLCQNNIDFAVFQEPYKHIDQNPPELAGYHNVGGNHNICCYIKDIYELPTQRLITDYFQYIQINNLHYLNVYLNSYKTKERALQLEMIRSFLEGFNYNPLIISGDFNIAPRPCDGLYGENISKFNSHIDRMPLQLIIEKLNLIEAQNTNKQQEFTYEKKVEDKWIKFRCDLALISKEISKNTFLKYDHTVRTNNKFTDHSALIINTPLELNSIQVNSHKTAMSRTGPSKIAKYIVEKYQKELLPSNLLDFGCGRGTDVAFYRNSGIDADGYDPHLNYGWSELPSRMYDLIVINYVLNVLESRSKRIAVLREASKYLSPKGKMIIVTRSSNEINREAIRKNWQPINDGYWSHKKKGTFQKGIDDEELLSLGKSINLEKYPTNINFNFKPNSSYIILQNKFKSNKPF from the coding sequence ATGATAATTGCCTCAATAAATCTTAATAAGAGACTTCAAAACAACAATATACGAATTAAAATAGAGGAATGGCTTTGTCAAAATAATATTGATTTCGCTGTATTTCAAGAACCATATAAACATATAGACCAAAACCCTCCTGAATTGGCTGGTTATCATAATGTCGGGGGTAACCATAATATTTGTTGTTATATAAAGGATATTTATGAATTACCAACTCAAAGGTTAATCACTGATTATTTCCAGTATATTCAAATCAATAATTTACACTATTTAAATGTATATTTAAATTCATATAAAACAAAGGAAAGAGCCTTGCAACTGGAAATGATACGAAGCTTTCTGGAAGGTTTTAATTATAATCCTCTTATTATCTCTGGTGACTTTAACATTGCACCTAGACCATGTGATGGATTATATGGAGAAAATATCAGTAAATTTAACTCACACATAGATAGAATGCCTTTACAATTAATTATTGAAAAATTAAATTTAATTGAAGCACAAAATACAAATAAGCAACAAGAATTTACGTACGAAAAAAAGGTAGAGGATAAATGGATAAAATTCAGATGTGATTTAGCTTTGATTTCTAAAGAGATTTCTAAAAACACATTTTTAAAATATGATCATACGGTACGTACTAACAATAAATTTACTGATCATTCTGCACTAATAATCAATACTCCATTAGAGTTGAATTCTATACAAGTAAATTCCCACAAAACAGCTATGTCACGTACTGGCCCATCGAAAATAGCTAAATATATTGTTGAAAAATATCAAAAAGAATTACTCCCCTCTAACCTTCTAGACTTTGGATGTGGTAGAGGCACAGATGTAGCTTTTTATCGAAATTCTGGTATAGACGCGGATGGATACGATCCCCATTTAAATTATGGATGGTCTGAACTTCCTAGTCGAATGTATGACCTCATAGTTATTAACTATGTATTAAATGTACTTGAAAGTCGCTCTAAACGTATTGCAGTTTTACGTGAAGCAAGTAAATATCTTTCTCCAAAAGGGAAAATGATTATAGTAACCAGGTCATCTAATGAAATTAATCGGGAAGCAATACGTAAAAATTGGCAACCAATCAATGATGGATATTGGTCCCATAAAAAGAAGGGTACTTTTCAAAAAGGTATTGATGACGAAGAATTATTATCTCTAGGAAAATCCATAAACCTTGAAAAATACCCAACAAATATTAATTTTAATTTCAAACCAAACTCGTCATATATTATTTTACAAAATAAATTTAAAAGTAATAAACCATTTTAA
- the tmk gene encoding dTMP kinase: MRGKFIVLEGLSGAGKSTTANKLIDNFTKNGVEAVYHHGACTDSEFGKNLKKMMVNNSFNNKQSALVTPFFIADILQDSINTIKPLLDKGVYVIQDRYTDSIISYNNFSGIVNDELVDIQPIFELYHSLGLILQPDITILCQVKEKTLIDRLIERKNIGKLTSVHQQYLDNPDYINLHQEQFIKLLNDSNGKYSIVETDNFSCYETIDKISIQLLD; encoded by the coding sequence ATGAGAGGAAAATTCATAGTACTAGAAGGTTTGTCAGGTGCAGGTAAATCTACTACGGCAAATAAATTAATTGATAATTTCACAAAAAATGGAGTAGAAGCTGTATATCATCATGGAGCTTGTACAGATAGTGAATTCGGAAAAAACTTAAAAAAAATGATGGTAAATAACTCTTTTAATAATAAACAATCTGCACTAGTAACGCCTTTTTTTATTGCAGATATATTACAAGACTCAATTAATACTATAAAACCCCTATTGGATAAAGGTGTTTATGTTATTCAAGATCGGTATACTGACTCAATAATTTCATATAATAATTTTTCAGGAATTGTTAACGACGAATTAGTTGATATACAACCTATTTTTGAATTGTATCATTCTTTAGGCTTAATACTACAACCTGATATTACTATACTGTGTCAGGTAAAAGAAAAAACTTTAATAGATCGACTAATTGAGAGAAAAAATATTGGTAAGTTAACCAGTGTTCATCAGCAATACCTCGATAATCCTGACTATATTAATTTGCATCAAGAACAGTTCATTAAATTGTTAAACGATTCCAACGGAAAGTATTCAATAGTAGAGACTGATAACTTCTCATGCTATGAAACTATTGATAAGATATCAATTCAATTATTAGATTGA
- a CDS encoding HIT family protein: protein MNKTEVLLRELKDRCSFCDEEEDKTLLKTPNFQVRFSVGQIVEGYCLIIPNDHYHCMGSLPENLRNEYLTLKNHVRKILTETYGSCIFYEHGRVGVCDVQPGEQLCYHAHLHAVPVDVDLLSKIQESFIPIKLKTYEELQGYYKKLGHYLYFENSNSEKFIFNINRPIRRQYLRFLTADGIGKPELANWRKHPGYELMKKARITLIPHFNNIKIQ from the coding sequence ATGAATAAAACAGAAGTATTACTTCGAGAACTTAAAGACCGCTGTTCGTTTTGTGATGAAGAAGAAGATAAAACTTTGTTAAAGACACCTAATTTTCAAGTTAGATTTTCTGTAGGTCAAATTGTTGAAGGATATTGTTTAATTATTCCTAACGATCACTACCATTGTATGGGATCTTTACCCGAGAATTTACGCAATGAATATCTAACTTTAAAAAATCATGTAAGAAAAATATTAACTGAGACCTACGGATCATGCATTTTTTATGAACATGGCAGGGTTGGTGTATGTGATGTTCAACCAGGTGAACAACTTTGTTATCATGCACATCTCCATGCAGTACCAGTTGATGTAGATTTATTATCAAAAATTCAGGAATCCTTTATTCCAATCAAATTAAAGACATACGAAGAATTACAAGGTTATTATAAAAAGTTAGGACATTACTTGTATTTCGAAAATAGCAATAGTGAAAAATTTATATTTAATATTAATAGACCTATTAGAAGACAATATTTGAGGTTCTTGACTGCAGATGGTATTGGTAAGCCAGAATTAGCAAATTGGAGAAAACATCCTGGTTATGAACTAATGAAAAAAGCAAGGATTACACTTATTCCGCATTTCAATAATATTAAAATTCAATAA